Sequence from the Segatella copri genome:
GCTTGATGATAGGCATAGCTGTAGCCTGGATGCGGTCTGTCTTACGCTTGAATGTAGCCATAGCCTCCTGGAAAGCACGCTCTGCCAAATCCTCACGTCTGCCGTTCTCATACTCATCCTCGTTGAATGGAATCTCCATAGCGAGAACTTTCAGGAACTCTTCCTTGGCACCGAAGAAGTCGTTGTTGTTGACGATGTTCAATACGCGGTCCCAGATGATGTTGGCAATATCCATACCGATACGCTCACCCATGAGGGCGTGGCGACGCTTCTCGTAGATAACGGTACGCTGACGGTTCATCACGTCATCATACTCCAAGAGGTGTTTACGGATACCGAAGTTGTTTTCCTCAACCTTGCGCTGAGCACGCTCGATGCTCTTGCTGATCATTGGGCTCTCGATACGCTCGCCATCCTCGAAACCGAGACGATCCATAACCTTGGCGATACGCTCTGAAGCGAACAGACGCATCAGCTTATCCTCCAATGATACATAGAATACAGAAGAACCTGGGTCACCCTGACGACCGGCACGACCACGGAGCTGACGGTCTACACGGCGGCTCTCATGACGTTCTGTACCGATGATGGCAAGACCACCTGCAGCCTTTACCTCAGGAGTCAGCTTGATATCGGTACCACGACCTGCCATGTTGGTAGCGATGGTTACGGCACCCTTACCGTTTACTGAGCGACCTGCCTCGGCTACAATCTGAGCCTCCTGCTGGTGCAGCTTAGCGTTCAATACATTATGAGGAATGTTGCGCATCTTCAACATCTTGCTCAACAACTCAGAAATCTCGACAGATGTTGTACCTACCAAGACTGGGCGGCCAGCATTACGTGTTTCCTCGATTTCGTCGATAACTGCACGATATTTCTCGCGGGCAGTCTTGTATACACGGTCATCCAAGTCCTTACGCTGGATAGGGCGGTTGGTTGGAATCTCAACAACATCGAGTTTGTAGATATCCCAGAACTCACCTGACTCTGTACTTGCTGTACCGGTCATACCTGCGAGTTTGTGGTACATACGGAAGTAGTTCTGAAGTGTGATGGTAGCAAAGGTCTGTGTAGCAGCCTCTACCTTTACGTGCTCCTTAGCTTCAATAGCCTGGTGCAAACCATCGCTCCAGCGACGGCCTTCCATGATACGTCCTGTCTGCTCATCCACAATCTTCACCTGTCCGTCCATGACAACATATTCGTCGTCCTTATTGAACATGGTGTAACCCTTCAGGAGCTGCTGCAAGGTGTGAACACGTTCGCTCTGTACACCATAGTGAGCCAGCATCTCGTCTTTCTTGTCAAGACGCTCCTGGTCGGTAAGGTCTGTACGTGCCTCGAGTTCACTCATTTCTGTTGTGATATCAGGCAATACGAAGAGTTCCTTGTCGTTTACCTGCTTAGCCAACCAGTCGGTTCCCTTATCGGTAAGGTCGGCAGAATTCATTTTCTCGTCTACTACGAAGTACAATGGCTCAGTAGCCTTAGGCATCTCACGGTTGTTGTTTGCCATGTAGTACTCCTCGGTCTTCAGCAGACCAGCTTTGATACCTTCCTCAGAAAGATACTTGATCAATGGCTTGTTCTTAGGCAATGCCTTGTAAGAACGGAAGAGTGCGAGGAAGCCTTCATCAAGGAGTTCCTGATTCTTAGCTTTTGTACCTTCGTTAATCTTCTGCTTAGCCTCGGCGAGCAATTCTGTAGCCTGCTTGCGCTGTACCTCGTAAAGTTTCTCAACCAATGGCTGATACTGCTCGAACATCTGATCATCGCCCTTTGGAATAGGACCAGAGATGATCAATGGGGTACGGGCATCATCAATCAATACTGAGTCGACCTCATCGACGATGGCGTAGTTGTGCTGGCGCTGTACCAGGTCGGCTGGGTTGGTAGCCATGTTATCACGAAGATAATCGAAACCGAACTCGTTGTTGGTACCGAAGGTGATATCTGCCAGGTATGCCTTGCGACGCTCGTCGGAATTAGGACGGTGCTTGTCGATACAATCTACAGAGAGACCGTGGAACATATAGAGAGGTCCCATCCACTCAGAGTCACGCTTAGCCAAATAGTCGTTCACGGTAACGACGTGAACACCATTGCCAGTCAAGGCATTCAGGAAGATAGGTGTTGTACCTACAAGGGTCTTACCCTCACCGGTAGCCATCTCGGCAATCTTACCCTGATGGAGAACAACACCACCGAAGAGCTGTACATCGTAGTGAATCATTTCCCACTTCATATCATTACCGCCGGCTGTCCAGTGGTTGTGATAGATAGCCTTGTCGCCATCGATGGTAACGAAGTCGTTAGCTGGATTAGAAGCCAACTCGCGGTCGAAGTCGGTAGCAGTAACTATTGTTTCCTCGTTCTCAGCGAAACGGCGAGCAGTATCCTTAACGATAGCGAAAACCTGAGGCAAAACCTCGTTGAGGGCTTCCTCATACTTGTCGAGTGCTTCCTGCTCTAACTTGTCGATCTGGTTGAAGATACCTTCACGCTCATCGATAGGAGTGTCTTCAATTTTAGCCTTGAGTTCAGCAATCTTAGCCTTCTCTTCCTTGGCGTACTCCTGTACGTACTTCTGAAGTTCTTTTGTTTTTGCACGAAGTTCGTCATTGCTTAAGGCCTGCATCTTAGGATACTCTGCCTTGATCTTTTCTACGATTGGCTGGATCAACTTCATATCGCGAGTTGACTTGTTGCCAAACAATGACTGGAGAATTTTGTTAAAGTTCATTGTATATTTATTTTTTATTATTATTCGATGATGTTTGGGAGTAAAATCTCCTGTTGTTTATTACTAGCTTGCAAATTTACTAAAAATATCTGTAAATCTGCAAGGAATTGCCAATTATTACCTGTTTTTATGGCAAATCTTCTGAGTTTTGCTTACAGAAAGCATAAAATCAGCAGTTTGGACCTCGAATAACAATACTCCCATACGGAACTTTGTATCTATGCTCCGTAGGGGAATCATAATAAATATGTGAATGAATGTCTGTCAGAATGTCAGAAGAATTGGCGGCAAGTGTTGCCGCCAGGATAGGATGATGCGTTGCGATGCTCTCATCTTCTGATGCCGCTTTGATGGCTTTGAGCACGCAGAGAATGTCCTCCTCCAATGCCTTCGCCTCCGGTTGCTGGATGAATTCATCGTAGGATATATCCGTAAGCGCAAACTTCAGCGCCTGCTGATAAGTCTGCGCCTCCATGCCGGTTGCCGCCAGGACAACCAAAAGGGCTGTGATATATCTGTTTACCATCATTGTTGTTTATCTTCTTCTTCTGTACGGAAAACGA
This genomic interval carries:
- the secA gene encoding preprotein translocase subunit SecA; protein product: MNFNKILQSLFGNKSTRDMKLIQPIVEKIKAEYPKMQALSNDELRAKTKELQKYVQEYAKEEKAKIAELKAKIEDTPIDEREGIFNQIDKLEQEALDKYEEALNEVLPQVFAIVKDTARRFAENEETIVTATDFDRELASNPANDFVTIDGDKAIYHNHWTAGGNDMKWEMIHYDVQLFGGVVLHQGKIAEMATGEGKTLVGTTPIFLNALTGNGVHVVTVNDYLAKRDSEWMGPLYMFHGLSVDCIDKHRPNSDERRKAYLADITFGTNNEFGFDYLRDNMATNPADLVQRQHNYAIVDEVDSVLIDDARTPLIISGPIPKGDDQMFEQYQPLVEKLYEVQRKQATELLAEAKQKINEGTKAKNQELLDEGFLALFRSYKALPKNKPLIKYLSEEGIKAGLLKTEEYYMANNNREMPKATEPLYFVVDEKMNSADLTDKGTDWLAKQVNDKELFVLPDITTEMSELEARTDLTDQERLDKKDEMLAHYGVQSERVHTLQQLLKGYTMFNKDDEYVVMDGQVKIVDEQTGRIMEGRRWSDGLHQAIEAKEHVKVEAATQTFATITLQNYFRMYHKLAGMTGTASTESGEFWDIYKLDVVEIPTNRPIQRKDLDDRVYKTAREKYRAVIDEIEETRNAGRPVLVGTTSVEISELLSKMLKMRNIPHNVLNAKLHQQEAQIVAEAGRSVNGKGAVTIATNMAGRGTDIKLTPEVKAAGGLAIIGTERHESRRVDRQLRGRAGRQGDPGSSVFYVSLEDKLMRLFASERIAKVMDRLGFEDGERIESPMISKSIERAQRKVEENNFGIRKHLLEYDDVMNRQRTVIYEKRRHALMGERIGMDIANIIWDRVLNIVNNNDFFGAKEEFLKVLAMEIPFNEDEYENGRREDLAERAFQEAMATFKRKTDRIQATAMPIIKQVYENQGAIYERIMVPITDGKRMYNIPCNLKEAYESEAKNVVKEFEKSVVLQIIDDDWKENLRKLDELKHSVQNASYEQKDPLLIFKLESAKVWDAMINDMYDRIASILMRGQIPVMEQEQPVQEAAPEQHTQQNYVESKVDLDAEREAQEAAANQDTREGAQVNRTPYRAEHMPRPNDPCPCGSGKKFKNCHGRNL